Proteins from a genomic interval of Streptococcus oralis:
- a CDS encoding ankyrin repeat domain-containing protein, with translation MAKKRVTLPKEFKDLMDEGNIEALKAVYDRCELTAHDGRFSLCTPLHMGGVPDELVIWLVEKGLDINIPDYYGATPLYRQATMGRDTVKLLLELGADIEKTNTYGETPLHVAAEFFHPKTVKLLIDKGADVNAKNDMGRTPLASVLMVCRGIYIAQTAEIATMLVEAGAKKTSAMKEKVENIGKDFEFHREGIHPDYIEAADKGLTKLYEIFDVKPVAKRITHDGVSPIKLVEGSWEEQYEELWSFLIPSSGPAKTVQGEAIRIPGRVRDELDRNGGANWDRDYRKMLQALPQYLSLGSSLSDQELEEIKQVIAQIHSKENDDEASLDRLCQFALAWIKQNPNPIHLEEPSYNR, from the coding sequence ATGGCAAAGAAAAGAGTTACATTACCAAAAGAGTTTAAGGATTTAATGGATGAAGGAAATATTGAAGCCCTTAAAGCAGTCTATGATCGTTGTGAATTAACCGCTCATGATGGAAGATTTAGCTTATGTACACCTCTGCATATGGGAGGAGTCCCGGATGAATTGGTTATCTGGCTGGTAGAAAAGGGCCTAGATATCAATATCCCTGATTATTATGGAGCAACTCCTTTGTATCGTCAGGCAACCATGGGGAGAGATACTGTAAAACTCTTGCTCGAATTGGGTGCAGACATTGAAAAAACCAATACCTATGGTGAGACACCCCTACATGTAGCAGCTGAGTTTTTCCATCCTAAGACTGTCAAACTTCTGATTGACAAAGGAGCAGATGTTAATGCCAAAAATGATATGGGTAGAACTCCTCTAGCTTCAGTCTTGATGGTTTGTCGGGGGATTTATATTGCCCAAACAGCTGAAATTGCCACCATGTTGGTAGAGGCGGGCGCTAAGAAAACTTCTGCTATGAAAGAAAAGGTTGAAAATATTGGTAAGGATTTTGAATTTCACAGAGAAGGTATCCATCCTGACTACATAGAGGCTGCAGATAAAGGCTTAACGAAGCTCTATGAGATATTTGATGTTAAGCCTGTAGCCAAACGAATAACCCACGATGGAGTTTCACCGATTAAGCTAGTAGAAGGATCCTGGGAGGAACAATATGAGGAACTTTGGTCCTTCTTAATCCCTTCGAGTGGGCCAGCCAAAACTGTTCAGGGAGAAGCTATCCGTATACCAGGCAGAGTTCGAGATGAACTGGATCGCAATGGTGGGGCCAACTGGGACAGAGACTATAGAAAAATGCTTCAAGCTCTCCCTCAATACCTGTCTTTAGGAAGCTCTCTTTCAGATCAAGAATTAGAAGAAATCAAGCAAGTCATTGCGCAAATCCACAGCAAAGAGAATGATGATGAAGCAAGTCTGGACCGTCTCTGCCAATTTGCTCTTGCTTGGATTAAGCAAAATCCTAACCCCATTCATCTAGAAGAACCAAGTTATAATCGTTGA
- a CDS encoding SMI1/KNR4 family protein: MQLIDQVKKIETYICECFEDWDLDDPVEEGYLEDYQGISGASEEELQAFEEIFGIRLPSDFKELYSYKNGSKYLSILPCVIDQRDLTFSLMSLQEIETCKKYFQNRDALLTEFPDYFSSQDLENMRDSRIKPYLFNKKWLPFAQYCDSCYLMLDFDPDQEGQEGQIICYIHDPDQVIYAAESLTNLIEGIMDEII, translated from the coding sequence ATGCAACTAATTGACCAAGTTAAAAAAATAGAAACTTATATTTGTGAGTGTTTTGAAGACTGGGATTTGGATGATCCTGTAGAGGAAGGATATCTGGAAGATTATCAGGGCATTTCTGGTGCTTCTGAGGAAGAGCTTCAAGCCTTTGAGGAAATATTTGGCATTCGTCTACCTAGTGACTTCAAAGAGCTCTATAGCTATAAAAATGGGAGTAAATACCTCTCTATTTTACCTTGTGTAATTGACCAGAGAGATTTGACTTTTTCTCTCATGAGTCTACAGGAAATTGAGACTTGTAAAAAGTACTTTCAAAATAGGGATGCTTTGTTAACAGAATTTCCCGACTATTTTTCTAGTCAAGACCTAGAAAACATGCGTGATAGTAGAATAAAGCCCTATCTTTTTAATAAAAAATGGCTTCCTTTTGCCCAGTATTGTGACTCTTGTTATCTTATGCTGGATTTTGATCCAGACCAGGAGGGTCAGGAAGGGCAGATTATTTGTTACATCCATGATCCTGATCAGGTGATCTATGCGGCTGAAAGCCTTACAAATCTGATTGAAGGGATAATGGATGAGATCATATGA